A genomic region of Caulobacter vibrioides contains the following coding sequences:
- a CDS encoding radical SAM/SPASM domain-containing protein, producing MLSPLISDADDNGYAALLVQYLYRDLLKREPDPDALAACVAWIERGATADEIRDEIIASPEYRERVAGHPIAKFPALYQPERISYFTHRGRFRPLALSIETVNICNNDCVICPYSIQTRKRQGMEMAVFAKVVADYVALGGGPVTLTPMVGEVLLDKQLLERLKLLRAMPSISRVSAITNATMAYLYTDEELAELATYFDRITVSVYGLDAEEFQLMTRKDQYDQFMESLGRLIRIFGVGKVALGARHLRKRPSEEVEAWLTEVSQRAGVEAGQLTLPGTKVYANWTVFDTSKPLPLDAEWMPAQQNTEQCALPLISLQVLSSGKVSFCGCADFDGKTELVLGDIREASLSELLGSERVRALWDWRGCGVPEPCKGCSFHMPISKLDDLHSAFSDPLGTFGG from the coding sequence ATGCTGAGCCCGCTGATTTCGGATGCGGACGACAACGGATACGCCGCCCTTCTGGTGCAGTACCTCTATCGGGATCTGCTCAAGCGCGAGCCAGATCCCGACGCCTTGGCGGCCTGTGTGGCCTGGATAGAGCGTGGTGCGACCGCCGACGAGATCCGCGATGAGATCATCGCCTCTCCGGAGTACCGCGAGCGCGTCGCCGGTCATCCGATCGCCAAGTTTCCGGCCCTCTATCAGCCCGAGCGGATATCTTACTTCACGCATCGGGGGCGTTTCCGTCCGCTCGCGCTGAGCATCGAGACGGTCAACATCTGCAACAACGACTGTGTGATCTGCCCCTACTCGATCCAGACCCGCAAGCGGCAGGGTATGGAGATGGCGGTGTTCGCCAAGGTTGTGGCCGACTACGTGGCGCTCGGCGGCGGGCCGGTGACCCTGACGCCGATGGTTGGTGAGGTGCTGCTGGACAAGCAGTTGCTGGAACGCCTGAAGCTATTGCGCGCGATGCCGTCGATCTCCCGCGTCTCGGCGATCACCAACGCGACCATGGCCTATCTGTATACGGATGAGGAACTGGCCGAACTGGCCACCTACTTCGACCGCATCACCGTATCGGTCTACGGTCTCGACGCCGAAGAATTCCAGCTCATGACGCGCAAGGACCAATACGACCAGTTCATGGAGTCGTTGGGGCGTCTGATCCGCATCTTTGGGGTGGGCAAGGTCGCTCTGGGAGCGCGTCACCTGCGCAAGCGTCCTTCTGAAGAGGTCGAGGCGTGGCTGACAGAGGTGTCTCAGCGCGCCGGTGTCGAGGCCGGTCAGCTGACGTTGCCGGGTACCAAGGTCTACGCCAATTGGACCGTGTTCGACACGTCCAAGCCACTTCCGCTCGACGCCGAATGGATGCCTGCTCAGCAGAACACCGAGCAGTGCGCTCTGCCGCTGATCAGCCTGCAGGTGCTGTCCAGCGGCAAGGTGTCGTTCTGCGGCTGCGCCGATTTCGACGGCAAGACAGAGCTTGTTCTGGGCGATATCCGCGAAGCCAGTCTATCGGAGCTGTTGGGCTCAGAGCGCGTACGGGCGCTTTGGGACTGGCGTGGCTGTGGCGTCCCCGAGCCCTGCAAGGGTTGCAGCTTTCATATGCCGATCAGCAAATTGGACGATCTGCACTCGGCTTTTAGCGATCCGCTCGGTACGTTTGGGGGGTGA
- a CDS encoding ribonuclease J: protein MKKSKNDEFVFLPLGGSNEIGMNFNLYGFGPAHDRKWIVVDLGVTFGDQTTPGVEIILPDPTYIEPYADDILGIVLTHAHEDHLGAVHWLWPRLKAPVFATPFTAFLLREKLRDADLLGEVPITEVPLGGSFKLGPFELELITLTHSIPEPNGLAIKTPLGTVLHTGDWKIDPEPQLGAPTDEAAIRRLGDEGVLAMVCDSTNVFQEGSAGSEADVRTALGDLIKSLNGKIAVACFASNVARMDTVIRAAQACGRKVSLAGRSMHRMAAAARSVGLLEGLEPFINDDQAKHLPENEVLYLCTGSQGEARAALSRIADGSHPHVKMGSGDHVIFSSRVIPGNEIPIRNLQNKLADRGVRLHTERDTPGIHVSGHPCRDELRQMYAWVRPHIAVPTHGERRHLIEHAALAKDLQVPHAVSPRNGDMVRLAPGQPGIIDEVPAGRLYVDGGVVTPENGEALRERRHAAFNGVLAVSIVLDGRNKIVSGPQIRGIGLTGDDEYTLEDALDDLCEEAESAFKKLAGDAREIDETIEGAISRAVKKAAFRIWERKPVVETTVLRL, encoded by the coding sequence ATGAAAAAGTCCAAGAACGACGAGTTCGTCTTCCTGCCGCTGGGCGGGTCGAACGAGATCGGCATGAACTTCAATCTGTATGGCTTCGGGCCGGCGCATGATCGCAAGTGGATCGTGGTCGACCTGGGGGTGACGTTTGGCGACCAGACGACCCCGGGCGTCGAGATCATCCTGCCCGACCCGACCTATATCGAGCCGTACGCCGACGACATTCTGGGCATCGTGCTGACGCACGCGCACGAGGATCACCTGGGCGCCGTGCACTGGCTGTGGCCGCGCCTGAAGGCGCCGGTGTTCGCCACGCCGTTCACGGCCTTCCTGTTGCGCGAAAAGCTGCGGGACGCGGATCTGCTGGGCGAGGTGCCGATCACCGAGGTCCCGTTGGGCGGCAGCTTCAAGCTCGGGCCGTTCGAGCTTGAGCTGATCACCCTGACCCATTCGATCCCGGAACCGAACGGCCTGGCGATCAAAACGCCTCTGGGCACCGTGCTGCACACGGGCGACTGGAAGATTGATCCTGAGCCGCAGCTTGGCGCGCCGACGGACGAGGCGGCGATCCGGCGTCTCGGCGACGAAGGCGTGCTGGCCATGGTGTGCGATAGCACCAATGTCTTCCAGGAAGGCTCCGCCGGTTCCGAGGCCGACGTACGCACGGCCCTGGGCGACCTGATCAAGAGCCTGAACGGCAAGATCGCCGTGGCCTGTTTCGCATCCAACGTTGCGCGCATGGACACCGTGATCCGTGCGGCCCAGGCTTGCGGCCGCAAGGTCAGCCTCGCGGGCCGGTCAATGCATCGCATGGCGGCGGCCGCCCGCTCAGTCGGTCTGTTGGAAGGCCTCGAGCCCTTCATCAACGACGACCAGGCCAAGCATCTGCCCGAGAACGAGGTCCTCTATCTCTGTACCGGCAGCCAGGGCGAGGCGCGCGCGGCCCTGTCGCGCATCGCCGACGGCAGCCATCCGCATGTGAAGATGGGCTCGGGCGACCACGTGATCTTCAGTTCGCGGGTGATCCCGGGCAACGAGATCCCGATCCGTAACCTGCAGAACAAGCTGGCAGACCGCGGGGTGCGTCTGCACACCGAGCGCGACACGCCTGGCATCCACGTTTCGGGCCACCCGTGCCGGGATGAGCTGCGCCAGATGTACGCCTGGGTTCGTCCGCACATCGCCGTGCCCACCCACGGTGAGCGTCGCCATCTGATCGAACACGCGGCCCTGGCCAAGGATCTCCAGGTGCCGCACGCCGTCAGTCCGCGCAACGGCGACATGGTGCGGCTGGCGCCAGGCCAGCCGGGGATCATCGACGAGGTTCCAGCAGGTCGCCTCTATGTCGACGGCGGCGTCGTCACGCCCGAGAATGGCGAGGCCCTGCGCGAGCGTCGCCACGCCGCCTTCAACGGCGTGCTGGCGGTGTCGATCGTGCTCGACGGCCGCAACAAAATCGTCTCCGGGCCCCAGATCCGGGGCATCGGCTTGACGGGCGACGACGAGTACACGCTGGAAGACGCTCTGGACGACCTCTGCGAGGAGGCCGAAAGCGCCTTCAAGAAGCTGGCCGGTGACGCCCGCGAGATCGACGAGACGATCGAAGGCGCCATCTCCCGAGCCGTGAAGAAGGCCGCTTTCCGCATTTGGGAGCGTAAGCCGGTCGTCGAGACGACGGTTCTTCGTCTGTGA
- a CDS encoding type III pantothenate kinase yields MMLLAIEQGNTNTMFAIHDGASWVAQWRSATESTRTADEYVVWLSQLLSMQGLGFRAIDAVIISSVVPQSIFNLRNLSRRYFNVEPLVIGENAKLGIDVRIEKPSEAGADRLVNAIGAGMVYPGPLVVIDSGTATTFDIVAADGAFEGGIIAPGINLSMQALHEAAAKLPRIAIQRPAGNRIVGTDTVSAMQSGVFWGYISLIEGLVSRIKAERDEPMTVIATGGVASLFEGATDSIDHFDSDLTIRGLLEIYRRNTISET; encoded by the coding sequence TTGATGCTGCTGGCCATTGAGCAGGGCAACACCAACACCATGTTCGCAATCCACGACGGGGCGTCGTGGGTGGCCCAATGGCGTTCAGCGACCGAAAGCACGCGCACAGCCGACGAGTATGTGGTCTGGCTCTCGCAACTGCTGTCGATGCAAGGCCTGGGCTTCCGGGCGATCGATGCGGTGATCATCTCCAGCGTCGTGCCGCAATCGATCTTCAACCTGCGAAACCTGAGCCGGCGCTATTTCAACGTCGAGCCGCTGGTGATCGGCGAGAACGCCAAGCTGGGCATCGACGTCCGCATCGAGAAGCCTTCCGAGGCCGGCGCTGACCGCCTGGTCAACGCCATCGGCGCCGGGATGGTCTATCCGGGGCCCCTGGTCGTCATCGATAGCGGCACCGCCACGACGTTCGACATTGTGGCGGCCGATGGCGCCTTTGAGGGCGGGATCATCGCGCCGGGCATCAACCTGTCTATGCAAGCCCTGCACGAGGCCGCGGCGAAGCTGCCGCGCATCGCCATTCAGCGTCCCGCCGGTAACAGGATCGTGGGCACCGATACCGTGTCCGCCATGCAATCGGGCGTCTTCTGGGGCTATATCTCTCTGATCGAGGGCCTCGTTTCGCGTATCAAGGCTGAGCGCGACGAGCCCATGACCGTCATCGCCACCGGTGGCGTGGCCTCGCTGTTCGAGGGCGCGACCGACAGCATCGACCACTTCGACTCCGATCTGACGATCCGGGGTCTTCTCGAAATCTACCGCCGAAACACCATCTCCGAGACGTGA
- a CDS encoding biotin--[acetyl-CoA-carboxylase] ligase has protein sequence MTGASPVTVPPIVFLDEIDSTNAEARRRAEAGEGGPLWLVGLRQTAGRGRRGRAWETGEGNLAATLLFRTDKPPGEAAQVSFVAALAVADLLAHYVPSELISLKWPNDPLLAGLKVSGVLVESGASPLGGLWLAVGIGVNLKRKPIDAERPATSIATHLETPPSPQAAAEILAEAFERRLRTWEILGFPAIADAWTAQAHGLGAPCVARLGHETVEGVAEALDADGALRLRLADGSVRRITAGDVFFGGA, from the coding sequence GTGACGGGCGCTTCGCCCGTCACCGTCCCCCCGATCGTCTTTCTCGACGAGATCGACTCCACAAACGCCGAGGCCCGTCGCCGGGCCGAGGCGGGTGAGGGCGGTCCGTTGTGGTTGGTTGGTTTGCGCCAGACGGCTGGGCGTGGTCGTCGGGGGCGCGCCTGGGAGACAGGTGAGGGCAACCTCGCGGCCACGCTGCTCTTTCGCACCGATAAGCCGCCCGGCGAGGCGGCGCAGGTGTCCTTTGTCGCGGCTCTGGCGGTCGCCGATCTGCTGGCGCATTACGTTCCGAGCGAGCTGATCAGCCTGAAATGGCCCAACGACCCGCTGCTGGCCGGGCTGAAGGTCAGCGGCGTCTTGGTCGAGTCTGGCGCCTCACCGCTCGGCGGCCTCTGGCTTGCGGTCGGCATCGGCGTGAACCTCAAGCGCAAGCCGATTGACGCCGAGCGCCCGGCCACGTCGATCGCGACGCACCTGGAGACGCCGCCCTCACCGCAGGCGGCCGCCGAGATCCTGGCCGAAGCGTTCGAGCGCCGGCTCCGCACCTGGGAAATCCTTGGCTTCCCCGCCATTGCCGACGCCTGGACGGCGCAAGCCCATGGGTTAGGTGCGCCTTGCGTGGCGCGTCTTGGCCATGAGACGGTCGAGGGCGTGGCCGAGGCGTTGGACGCCGACGGCGCGCTCCGTCTGCGGCTGGCCGATGGAAGTGTTCGCCGGATCACCGCCGGCGATGTGTTTTTTGGAGGCGCTTGA
- the nuoN gene encoding NADH-quinone oxidoreductase subunit NuoN, with protein MGEEPMTFSANFSLVLPEVVLAIAALVLLVAGAFRGKVGAIFTLAAVASLIAAAATAVLGPKGVAFGGVYVADAAATYAKVAIYLSSAVAVVLGDRWLAQRGDQKFEYAVLVILAALGMGVTASAGDLISLYIGVELQSLALYVLAAMRRDDAKSSEAGLKYFVLGALSSGLLLYGSSLIYGFTGSTHFSQIALAAAHGGSHGVGLLFGLVFVICGLAFKVSAAPFHMWTPDVYEGAPTPVVGFFAAAPKLAAMMMFARVLGDAFPASEEQWRQILVIAALLSVFVGAFAGLAQSNLKRLWAYSSIANVGYALLGVAAGGEVGLQSMLIFMTLYMVDVTGFFACLQALNRDGKPMETIQDMAGLVKQRPGVALAMTAFSLSALGLPPFSGFWAKYFVFKAAMGTGDVMMQWAAVIGLVGSVVAAFYYLRLIKAMWFDEATGSVDAPSPSARAVGFAAAVFSFPIVLVALVWLEPAAKAAAAAFGHA; from the coding sequence GTGGGTGAGGAGCCAATGACCTTTTCCGCCAACTTCTCGCTCGTCCTGCCTGAGGTCGTTCTCGCGATCGCGGCGCTGGTTCTCCTGGTCGCCGGCGCCTTCCGAGGCAAGGTCGGGGCCATCTTCACCCTCGCGGCGGTCGCGTCGCTGATCGCCGCCGCCGCCACGGCGGTGCTGGGTCCCAAGGGTGTCGCGTTCGGGGGTGTCTATGTCGCCGACGCCGCGGCGACCTACGCCAAGGTGGCGATCTATCTCTCGAGCGCCGTGGCCGTGGTGCTGGGTGATCGCTGGCTGGCCCAGCGCGGCGACCAGAAGTTTGAGTACGCGGTCCTGGTGATCCTGGCCGCGCTCGGCATGGGCGTCACCGCATCGGCTGGCGACCTGATCAGCCTGTATATCGGCGTCGAACTTCAATCGCTGGCCCTGTATGTCCTGGCGGCCATGCGCCGCGACGACGCCAAGTCCTCGGAAGCGGGCCTCAAGTATTTCGTGCTCGGCGCGCTTTCGTCGGGCCTGCTGCTGTACGGCAGCTCGCTGATCTACGGCTTCACCGGCTCGACCCACTTCAGCCAGATCGCTCTGGCGGCCGCGCACGGCGGTTCGCATGGCGTTGGCCTGCTGTTTGGCCTGGTGTTCGTGATCTGTGGTCTGGCGTTCAAGGTCTCGGCCGCGCCGTTCCACATGTGGACCCCGGACGTTTATGAAGGCGCGCCGACGCCGGTCGTCGGCTTCTTCGCCGCCGCGCCCAAGCTGGCGGCCATGATGATGTTCGCTCGCGTGCTGGGCGACGCCTTCCCGGCCTCCGAGGAGCAGTGGCGTCAGATCCTGGTGATCGCCGCCCTGCTGTCGGTGTTTGTCGGCGCCTTCGCGGGCCTAGCGCAAAGCAACCTCAAGCGCCTGTGGGCCTATTCGTCGATCGCCAATGTCGGCTACGCGCTGCTGGGCGTCGCTGCAGGCGGCGAAGTCGGCCTGCAGTCGATGCTCATCTTCATGACGCTCTACATGGTCGACGTGACCGGCTTCTTCGCCTGCCTGCAGGCGCTGAACCGTGACGGCAAGCCGATGGAGACGATCCAGGATATGGCCGGCCTCGTAAAGCAGCGTCCGGGTGTCGCCCTGGCCATGACTGCGTTCTCGCTGTCGGCGCTGGGCCTGCCGCCGTTCTCGGGCTTCTGGGCGAAGTACTTCGTCTTCAAGGCCGCCATGGGCACGGGCGATGTGATGATGCAGTGGGCCGCCGTGATCGGTCTGGTCGGCTCGGTGGTCGCGGCCTTCTACTACCTGCGCCTGATCAAGGCGATGTGGTTCGACGAGGCTACGGGTTCGGTGGACGCGCCGTCGCCGTCGGCCCGCGCCGTTGGCTTCGCCGCCGCGGTCTTCTCGTTCCCGATCGTGCTTGTGGCCCTGGTCTGGCTCGAACCGGCCGCCAAGGCCGCCGCCGCCGCCTTTGGTCACGCGTGA
- a CDS encoding NADH-quinone oxidoreductase subunit M, with amino-acid sequence MRGTELMSGLLSLTTFAPLAGVAVILAARALHGAGEKSDTLAKWIALVTTLVTFGLSIVLTVQFDPKNPGFQFVEDIAWFAGLHYRMGVDGISVLFVLLTAFLLPICIVASWKSIEKRVVEYLIAFLVLETLVIGVFCALDIVLFYLFFEGGLVPMFLIIGIWGGKRRIYAAYKFFLYTLLGSVLMLAAILAMIGISGTSSIPELMTFKFAPWLQTWLWLAFFASFAVKMPMWPVHTWLPDAHVEAPTAGSVILAGILLKMGGYGFMRFSLPMFPHASELFQPLVFAMSAIAIIYTSLVAFRQTDIKKLIAYSSVAHMGFVTMGIFSGNAAGEQGALFQMLSHGIISGALFLCVGVVYDRMHTREIAFYGGLTNRMPMYAAVFMLFTMGNVGLPGTSGFVGEILTMTGVYKASTWTAIAAASGVILSAMYALTLYRRVMFGEITNPQLATITDLDKREILIFAPLIVSTLVLGVYPNLVFNLTATSVDALVGAWRAAVGG; translated from the coding sequence TTGAGGGGGACGGAGCTCATGAGCGGCCTTCTCAGCCTTACGACCTTCGCGCCCCTGGCCGGCGTCGCGGTGATCCTCGCCGCGCGCGCTCTGCATGGCGCGGGGGAAAAGTCCGACACCCTGGCCAAGTGGATCGCGCTCGTGACCACCCTGGTTACGTTCGGCCTGTCGATCGTTCTCACTGTCCAGTTTGACCCGAAGAACCCCGGCTTCCAGTTCGTGGAAGACATCGCCTGGTTCGCGGGGCTGCACTACCGCATGGGCGTGGACGGCATCTCGGTGCTGTTCGTCCTGCTGACCGCGTTCCTGCTGCCGATCTGTATCGTGGCCAGCTGGAAGTCGATCGAGAAGCGCGTCGTCGAGTATCTGATCGCCTTCCTCGTGCTTGAGACCCTGGTGATCGGCGTCTTCTGCGCGCTGGACATCGTGCTGTTCTACCTCTTCTTCGAGGGCGGCCTGGTTCCGATGTTCCTGATCATCGGCATCTGGGGCGGCAAGCGCCGGATCTACGCGGCCTACAAGTTCTTCCTCTACACGCTGCTCGGCTCGGTGCTGATGCTGGCCGCGATCCTGGCGATGATCGGGATTTCGGGCACCTCTTCGATCCCCGAGCTGATGACCTTCAAGTTCGCCCCGTGGCTGCAGACCTGGCTGTGGCTGGCCTTCTTCGCCTCGTTCGCGGTGAAGATGCCGATGTGGCCGGTCCACACCTGGCTCCCCGACGCCCACGTCGAGGCGCCGACGGCCGGTTCGGTCATCCTGGCGGGCATCCTGCTGAAGATGGGCGGCTACGGCTTCATGCGCTTCAGCCTGCCGATGTTCCCACACGCCTCGGAGCTGTTCCAGCCGCTGGTGTTCGCGATGTCGGCGATCGCCATCATCTACACCTCGCTGGTCGCCTTCCGTCAGACCGACATCAAGAAGCTGATCGCCTATTCGTCGGTCGCCCACATGGGCTTCGTGACCATGGGCATCTTCTCGGGCAACGCAGCGGGCGAGCAGGGCGCTCTGTTCCAGATGCTGAGCCACGGGATCATCTCGGGCGCGCTCTTCCTGTGCGTCGGCGTGGTCTACGACCGCATGCACACCCGCGAGATCGCCTTCTACGGCGGGCTCACCAACCGCATGCCGATGTACGCGGCGGTGTTCATGCTGTTCACCATGGGCAATGTCGGCCTGCCGGGCACGTCGGGCTTCGTCGGTGAAATCCTGACGATGACCGGCGTCTACAAGGCCTCGACCTGGACCGCGATCGCCGCCGCTTCGGGCGTGATCCTGTCGGCCATGTACGCCCTGACCCTGTACCGCCGCGTGATGTTCGGCGAGATCACCAATCCGCAACTGGCCACGATCACCGATCTGGACAAGCGCGAGATCCTGATCTTCGCCCCGCTGATCGTGTCGACCCTGGTGCTGGGTGTTTATCCCAATCTCGTGTTCAACCTGACCGCGACGTCTGTCGACGCGCTCGTCGGCGCCTGGCGCGCCGCCGTGGGTGGGTGA
- the nuoL gene encoding NADH-quinone oxidoreductase subunit L — MQTLVTILVFAPIIAAAIAGLFGRRIGNLASQSVTTGALILSCALSWYTFSQWTWGHMEAFTVNLLPFIHIGDFQANWSIRIDALSATMLIVVTTVSALVHIYSWGYMAEDDSKPRFFAYLSLFTFAMLSLVTAADFMQLFFGWEGVGLASYLLIGFWFKKPSASAAAIKAFVVNRVGDFGFALGIMTTYWAFGTIQFAELFPLIQANAGKTWEFAGHLWPLMDIACFLLFIGAMGKSAQFFLHTWLPDAMEGPTPVSALIHAATMVTAGVYMLCLLSPMFEYAPVAKNIVTVIGAVTALFAATVGLTQNDIKRVIAYSTCSQLGYMFFAAGVGAYQAAMFHLFTHAFFKALLFLGAGSVIHGMHHEQDMRRYGALAKLLPVTFIAMTIGTIAITGLGFPPLHLGFAGFYSKDTIIEAAFAAGGHNALAMFAWVIGVLVAGLTSFYSWRLAFFTFNGTARWGHDDHGHDAHGHDAHAAHGHDDHAHDDHGHGHDHKPHESPWVMLFPLVVLSVGAVAAGFVFTGYFVGHHQEEFWRGAIYTAPTNHVLHEAHEVAMWVKWSPLIASLIGLLIAVYVYLIKGNERLGLKLAERKGPLYVFFYNKWFFDELYEATFVRFAKFLGDLFWKGGDQKIIDGLGPDGVSAVSYEVGKRTGKLQTGYLYHYAFVMLLGVAGLLTFALYAFR, encoded by the coding sequence ATGCAGACGCTTGTCACCATTCTCGTTTTCGCGCCGATCATCGCCGCGGCGATCGCCGGCCTGTTTGGCCGTCGCATCGGCAACTTGGCCTCGCAGTCGGTTACGACCGGCGCGCTGATCCTGTCGTGCGCGCTGTCCTGGTATACGTTCAGCCAGTGGACCTGGGGGCACATGGAGGCCTTCACGGTCAACCTGCTGCCGTTCATCCACATCGGCGACTTCCAGGCCAACTGGTCGATCCGGATCGACGCCCTGTCGGCGACCATGCTGATCGTGGTCACGACGGTTTCGGCCCTCGTGCACATCTACTCCTGGGGCTACATGGCCGAGGACGACAGCAAGCCGCGCTTCTTCGCGTACCTGTCGCTCTTCACCTTCGCCATGCTGTCGCTGGTGACCGCCGCCGACTTCATGCAGCTGTTCTTCGGCTGGGAAGGCGTGGGTCTGGCCTCGTACCTGCTGATCGGTTTCTGGTTCAAGAAGCCCTCGGCCAGCGCCGCCGCCATCAAGGCGTTCGTGGTCAACCGCGTCGGCGACTTCGGTTTCGCCCTGGGCATCATGACCACCTACTGGGCGTTCGGCACGATCCAGTTCGCCGAGCTGTTCCCGCTGATCCAGGCCAACGCCGGCAAGACCTGGGAATTCGCCGGTCACCTTTGGCCGCTGATGGATATCGCCTGCTTCCTGCTGTTCATCGGCGCGATGGGCAAGTCGGCGCAGTTCTTCCTGCACACCTGGCTGCCGGACGCCATGGAAGGCCCGACCCCGGTGTCGGCCCTGATCCACGCGGCCACCATGGTGACCGCCGGCGTCTACATGCTGTGCCTGCTGTCGCCGATGTTCGAGTACGCCCCGGTGGCTAAGAACATCGTCACGGTGATCGGCGCGGTGACGGCCCTGTTCGCCGCCACGGTCGGTCTGACCCAGAACGACATCAAGCGCGTCATCGCCTACTCGACCTGCTCGCAGTTGGGCTACATGTTCTTCGCAGCCGGCGTCGGCGCCTATCAGGCGGCCATGTTCCACCTGTTCACGCACGCCTTCTTCAAGGCCCTGCTGTTCCTGGGCGCCGGTTCGGTGATCCACGGCATGCACCACGAGCAGGACATGCGTCGCTACGGCGCCCTGGCCAAGTTGCTGCCGGTGACCTTCATCGCCATGACGATCGGCACGATCGCCATCACGGGCCTCGGCTTCCCGCCGCTGCACCTGGGCTTCGCCGGCTTCTACTCGAAGGACACCATCATCGAGGCGGCGTTCGCTGCGGGCGGCCACAACGCGCTCGCCATGTTCGCCTGGGTGATCGGCGTGCTCGTCGCGGGCCTGACCTCGTTCTACTCCTGGCGCCTGGCGTTCTTCACCTTCAACGGCACCGCGCGCTGGGGTCATGACGACCACGGTCACGACGCTCACGGTCACGATGCGCACGCGGCTCATGGCCACGACGATCATGCGCATGACGATCACGGCCACGGTCACGACCACAAGCCGCACGAAAGCCCCTGGGTGATGCTGTTCCCGCTGGTCGTCCTGTCGGTCGGCGCTGTCGCCGCCGGCTTCGTCTTCACCGGCTACTTCGTGGGTCACCACCAGGAAGAGTTCTGGCGCGGCGCGATCTACACCGCCCCGACCAACCACGTGCTGCATGAAGCGCACGAGGTGGCCATGTGGGTGAAGTGGAGCCCGCTGATCGCCTCGCTGATCGGCCTGCTGATCGCGGTGTATGTCTACCTGATCAAGGGCAACGAGCGCCTAGGCCTGAAGCTGGCCGAGCGCAAGGGTCCGCTGTACGTCTTCTTCTACAACAAGTGGTTCTTCGACGAACTCTACGAGGCGACCTTCGTGCGCTTCGCCAAGTTCCTCGGCGACCTGTTCTGGAAGGGCGGCGACCAGAAGATCATCGACGGCCTGGGCCCCGATGGCGTGAGCGCGGTCTCGTATGAGGTCGGCAAGCGCACCGGCAAGCTGCAGACCGGCTATCTCTACCACTACGCGTTTGTCATGCTGCTCGGCGTCGCCGGTCTGCTGACCTTCGCCCTGTACGCATTCCGTTGA
- the nuoK gene encoding NADH-quinone oxidoreductase subunit NuoK: MIGLPHYLVVAAILFTIGVFGIFVNRKNVIVILMSIELILLAVNINLVAFSAYLHDVAGQIFAMFVLTAAAAEAAVGLAILVTFFRNRGDIAVDDASMMKG; this comes from the coding sequence ATGATCGGCCTTCCGCACTATCTCGTCGTCGCCGCGATCCTGTTCACGATCGGCGTCTTCGGCATCTTCGTGAACCGCAAGAACGTCATCGTCATCCTGATGTCGATCGAGCTGATCCTTCTGGCGGTGAACATCAACCTCGTGGCGTTCTCGGCCTATCTGCACGATGTGGCGGGCCAGATCTTCGCGATGTTCGTCCTGACCGCCGCCGCCGCCGAGGCGGCCGTGGGCCTGGCGATCCTCGTCACCTTCTTCCGCAACCGCGGCGATATCGCGGTTGACGACGCCAGCATGATGAAGGGCTAA
- a CDS encoding NADH-quinone oxidoreductase subunit J, with the protein MPVQAIAFYLLAFVTIAAGLLVVSARNPVHSVLFLITAFFSAAGLFVLLGAEFLAMLLVVVYVGAVAVLFLFVVMMLDVDFAELRQGFVQYLPFGGLIAVVIAIEMVMVVAAVATNGAAAKNALPNASPGGVPNTEAIGRVLYTDYVFFFQLAGLVLLVAMIGAIVLTLRHKPGVKRQDIGKQVARTPKTGMELVQIKPGEGISE; encoded by the coding sequence ATGCCCGTGCAGGCGATCGCATTTTATCTACTGGCTTTCGTGACCATAGCGGCGGGTCTTCTCGTCGTGTCGGCGCGCAACCCGGTGCACTCGGTGCTCTTCCTGATCACCGCCTTCTTCTCGGCCGCCGGCCTCTTCGTCCTTCTGGGCGCAGAGTTCCTGGCGATGCTGCTGGTCGTCGTCTATGTCGGCGCGGTCGCGGTGCTGTTCCTCTTCGTCGTCATGATGTTGGACGTGGACTTCGCCGAGCTTCGTCAAGGCTTCGTGCAGTACCTGCCGTTCGGCGGCTTGATCGCCGTGGTGATCGCCATCGAGATGGTCATGGTCGTCGCGGCCGTGGCCACGAACGGCGCCGCCGCCAAGAACGCCCTGCCGAACGCTTCGCCGGGCGGGGTTCCCAACACCGAAGCGATCGGTCGCGTGCTCTACACTGACTACGTCTTCTTCTTCCAACTGGCGGGCCTGGTGCTGCTGGTGGCCATGATCGGCGCCATCGTCCTGACCCTGCGCCACAAGCCGGGCGTCAAGCGCCAGGATATCGGCAAGCAAGTCGCCCGCACGCCCAAGACCGGCATGGAGCTGGTTCAGATCAAGCCGGGTGAGGGGATCTCCGAATGA